Proteins co-encoded in one Sebastes umbrosus isolate fSebUmb1 chromosome 20, fSebUmb1.pri, whole genome shotgun sequence genomic window:
- the LOC119480029 gene encoding vesicular glutamate transporter 1-like, whose amino-acid sequence MEVRPDRFKVVAAKTLGKIYGALEKKQENGETIELSAEGRPEMVEEKELPVVDCTCFGLPRRYIIAILSGIGFCISFGIRCNLGVAVVSMVNSHTVLKDNKEVIVKAQFDWDPETVGMIHGSFFWGYIVTQIPGGFICQKFAANRVFGFAIVATSFLNMLIPSAARMHFGCVILVRICQGLVEGVSYPACHGIWAKWAPPLERSRLATTAFCGSYAGAVIAMPLAGILVQYSGWSSVFYVYGTFGIMWYCFWFLVSYESPAAHPTITEEERTYIEESIGETAQFTVTKFNTPWRAFFTSMPVYAIIVANFCRSWTFYLLLISQPAYFEEVFGFEISKVGMVSALPHLVMTIIVPIGGQLADYLRSNNIMTTTNVRKLMNCGGFGMEATLLLVVGFSHTKAVAITFLVLAVGFSGFAISGFNVNHLDIAPRYASILMGISNGVGTLSGMVCPLIVGAMTKHKTREEWQGVFLIASLVHYGGVIFYGLFASGEKQVWAEPEQLSDEKCGILDEDELANETEELYRTSGGGGYGAMNQGTDPNGAGGMGGGGGGGGWVSEWDKTEEYVQPAGTNNYLYGGEGDRELT is encoded by the exons AGCTCTCGAGAAGAAGCAGGAAAATGGCGAGACCATCGAGCTGTCGGCGGAGGGCCGGCCGGAGAtggtggaggagaaggagtTGCCCGTGGTGGACTGCACGTGCTTCGGCCTGCCCAGGCGCTACATCATCGCCATCCTCTCTGGCATCGGCTTCTGCATCTCCTTCGGTATCCGGTGTAACCTGGGCGTGGCTGTCGTCAGCATGGTCAACAGCCACACCGTCTTGAAAGACAACAAGGAGGTCATAGTG AAAGCTCAGTTTGACTGGGATCCAGAAACGGTGGGAATGATCCACGGCTCCTTTTTCTGGGGATACATAGTAACCCAAATCCCAGGAGGGTTCATATGTCAAAAGTTTGCAGCAAACAG AGTGTTTGGCTTCGCTATAGTGGCCACGTCTTTCCTGAACATGCTCATCCCTTCAGCAGCACGGATGCACTTTGGTTGCGTTATCCTTGTCAGAATATGTCAAGGACTCGTGGAG GGGGTTTCATATCCGGCCTGTCACGGTATTTGGGCAAAATGGGCACCACCTCTTGAGAGAAGTCGCCTGGCCACGACGGCCTTTTGTG GTTCTTATGCTGGTGCTGTGATTGCCATGCCATTAGCTGGAATCCTGGTCCAGTACTCCGGATGGTCATCAGTCTTCTACGTCTATG GAACTTTTGGGATCATGTGGTATTGCTTCTGGTTCCTGGTGTCTTACGAAAGTCCAGCAGCTCATCCCACCATCACTGAGGAGGAGAGAACATATATTGAGGAAAGCATCGGCGAGACGGCCCAATTTACAGTAACG AAATTCAACACACCGTGGAGGGCCTTCTTCACGTCCATGCCGGTGTACGCCATCATCGTGGCGAATTTCTGCAGAAGCTGGACTTTCTACTTGCTTCTCATCAGCCAGCCTGCGTACTTCGAGGAGGTGTTCGGGTTCGAGATTAGCAAG GTGGGCATGGTTTCCGCTCTTCCCCACCTCGTCATGACCATCATCGTGCCCATTGGCGGCCAGCTTGCTGACTATCTGCGCTCCAACAACATCATGACCACCACTAACGTCAGGAAACTTATGAACTGTGGAG GGTTTGGGATGGAGGCAaccctgctgctggtggtgggcTTCTCTCACACAAAAGCTGTTGCCATTACATTCCTGGTTCTGGCTGTGGGTTTCTCTGGCTTTGCCATTTCAG GTTTCAATGTCAACCACCTGGACATTGCACCACGCTATGCTAGTATCCTCATGGGTATCTCCAACGGTGTAGGCACTTTGTCTGGTATGGTTTGCCCTCTTATAGTTGGTGCCATGACGAAGCACAAG ACGCGGGAGGAGTGGCAGGGGGTATTTCTCATCGCATCGCTTGTTCATTATGGAGGTGTTATATTCTACG GCCTCTTTGCATCCGGAGAGAAGCAAGTTTGGGCGGAGCCAGAGCAGCTGAGCGATGAAAAATGTGGCATCCTGGATGAGGATGAGCTCGCAAACGAGACGGAGGAGCTGTATCGCACCAGTGGCGGGGGAGGCTACGGAGCCATGAACCAGGGAACGGATCCCAACGGAGCCGGAGgcatgggaggaggaggaggaggaggaggctgggtCTCAGAATGGGACAAAACTGAGGAGTACGTCCAACCAGCTGGAACCAATAATTACCTTTATGGAGGAGAGGGGGACCGGGAGTTAACATAA